Proteins co-encoded in one Arachis hypogaea cultivar Tifrunner chromosome 13, arahy.Tifrunner.gnm2.J5K5, whole genome shotgun sequence genomic window:
- the LOC112732351 gene encoding protein NDL1 isoform X2 gives MFPRIIFLSRGSFFAASQLLHISYQSSWTRELLQLGAGAICPDDPIPSVEDLADQIVEILNYFGLGAVMCMGVTARAYILTLFAMKYRERVLGLILVSPLCKAPSWTEWFYNKVMSNLLYFYGMCGLLKECLLQRYFSKEVRGNAEIPESEIVQACRKLLDERKRTNVLRFLESINERPDITEGLKRLKCRTLIFVGDSSPFHSEALHMTSKLDRRFSALVEVQACGSMVTEEQPHAMLIPMEYFFMGYGLYRPCHFSDSPRSPLSPSCISPELLSPESMGLKLKPIKTRVSMEV, from the exons ATGTTTCCAAGGATTATTTTTCTGTCCAGAGGCAGCTTCTTTGCTGCTTCACAACTTCTGCATATATCATATCAGTCCTCCTGGACACGAG AGTTGTTGCAGTTGGGAGCTGGTGCAATTTGTCCTGATGACCCTATACCTTCTGTCGAAGACTTAGCAGATCAAATAGTCGAGATTCTCAACTATTTTGG GCTTGGAGCAGTGATGTGTATGGGAGTCACGGCCAGGGCTTATATTCTTACTCTTTTTGCA ATGAAATATAGAGAGCGTGTTCTTGGTTTGATACTTGTATCTCCTTTATGCAAAGCACCTTCTTGGACAGAATGGTTTTATAACAAG GTGATGTCCAATTTACTATATTTCTATGGGATGTGTGGCTTGTTGAAGGAGTGTTTACTTCAGCGATACTTCAGCAAG GAAGTTAGGGGAAATGCTGAGATTCCAGAGTCAGAGATAGTTCAAGCCTGCAGAAAA TTGCTCGATGAGAGAAAGAGAACAAATGTATTGCGGTTTCTTGAATCGATTAATGA GAGGCCGGACATTACAGAAGGGTTGAAAAGATTAAAGTGCCGAACGCTTATTTTCGTCGGAGACAGTTCGCCATTCCATTCGGAGGCTCTGCACATGACATCAAAACTTGATAGGAGATTCAGTGCCTTGGTTGAGGTCCAAGCTTGTGGATCAATGGTTACGGAGGAGCAGCCACATGCAATGCTGATACCAATGGAGTACTTTTTCATGGGGTATGGGCTTTACAGGCCATGCCACTTCAGTGACAGCCCGAGGAGCCCGCTCAGCCCGTCTTGCATCTCGCCTGAGCTTCTTTCCCCAGAAAGCATGGGCTTAAAGCTAAAGCCAATAAAGACGCGTGTGTCAATGGAAGTTTGA
- the LOC112732351 gene encoding protein NDL1 isoform X1, with protein sequence MAESSDSVSLNMEKIYLGGKEHHIRTGCGSVSVIVYGDPEKPALITYPDLALNYMSCFQGLFFCPEAASLLLHNFCIYHISPPGHELGAGAICPDDPIPSVEDLADQIVEILNYFGLGAVMCMGVTARAYILTLFAMKYRERVLGLILVSPLCKAPSWTEWFYNKVMSNLLYFYGMCGLLKECLLQRYFSKEVRGNAEIPESEIVQACRKLLDERKRTNVLRFLESINERPDITEGLKRLKCRTLIFVGDSSPFHSEALHMTSKLDRRFSALVEVQACGSMVTEEQPHAMLIPMEYFFMGYGLYRPCHFSDSPRSPLSPSCISPELLSPESMGLKLKPIKTRVSMEV encoded by the exons ATGGCAGAATCCAGTGATTCCGTTTCACTCAACATGGAGAAGATCTACCTCGGTGGAAAG GAGCATCACATTCGAACTGGTTGTGGTTCTGTGTCTGTTATAGTGTATGGGGATCCTGAGAAACCAGCTCTGATCACTTATCCAGACCTAGCACTAAATT ATATGTCATGTTTCCAAGGATTATTTTTCTGTCCAGAGGCAGCTTCTTTGCTGCTTCACAACTTCTGCATATATCATATCAGTCCTCCTGGACACGAG TTGGGAGCTGGTGCAATTTGTCCTGATGACCCTATACCTTCTGTCGAAGACTTAGCAGATCAAATAGTCGAGATTCTCAACTATTTTGG GCTTGGAGCAGTGATGTGTATGGGAGTCACGGCCAGGGCTTATATTCTTACTCTTTTTGCA ATGAAATATAGAGAGCGTGTTCTTGGTTTGATACTTGTATCTCCTTTATGCAAAGCACCTTCTTGGACAGAATGGTTTTATAACAAG GTGATGTCCAATTTACTATATTTCTATGGGATGTGTGGCTTGTTGAAGGAGTGTTTACTTCAGCGATACTTCAGCAAG GAAGTTAGGGGAAATGCTGAGATTCCAGAGTCAGAGATAGTTCAAGCCTGCAGAAAA TTGCTCGATGAGAGAAAGAGAACAAATGTATTGCGGTTTCTTGAATCGATTAATGA GAGGCCGGACATTACAGAAGGGTTGAAAAGATTAAAGTGCCGAACGCTTATTTTCGTCGGAGACAGTTCGCCATTCCATTCGGAGGCTCTGCACATGACATCAAAACTTGATAGGAGATTCAGTGCCTTGGTTGAGGTCCAAGCTTGTGGATCAATGGTTACGGAGGAGCAGCCACATGCAATGCTGATACCAATGGAGTACTTTTTCATGGGGTATGGGCTTTACAGGCCATGCCACTTCAGTGACAGCCCGAGGAGCCCGCTCAGCCCGTCTTGCATCTCGCCTGAGCTTCTTTCCCCAGAAAGCATGGGCTTAAAGCTAAAGCCAATAAAGACGCGTGTGTCAATGGAAGTTTGA